A genome region from Chlorogloeopsis sp. ULAP01 includes the following:
- a CDS encoding rhomboid family intramembrane serine protease gives MVPIRDNNPTKITPYVTYGLIAANVLAFIYEASLPPQYLDSFFHLFAVVPRELTASFGGITVNQPVPEWVTLITAQFLHGGLLHLAGNMLFLWIFGNNVEDKLGHVKYLFFYIGCGILATLAQWYFSQTSAVPSLGASGAIAGVMGAYIIRFPQAEVLGIVPLGFFFPTFRVPAYFFLGFWFLQQAFYGVASLEAPTNIGMESGGIAYWAHAGGFLFGAILGPVLGLFREDSEQEKFTGY, from the coding sequence GTGGTTCCAATTAGAGATAATAATCCAACAAAAATCACACCTTATGTTACCTATGGGCTGATTGCAGCTAACGTTCTCGCTTTTATTTATGAAGCGAGTCTGCCTCCCCAATATTTAGATAGTTTTTTTCACCTGTTTGCAGTAGTGCCGCGAGAATTAACAGCTAGCTTTGGAGGTATCACTGTCAATCAACCAGTGCCAGAGTGGGTGACTTTAATTACTGCACAATTTTTGCATGGCGGTTTGCTACACTTGGCTGGCAATATGTTGTTTCTGTGGATTTTTGGCAATAACGTTGAAGATAAGTTAGGCCATGTTAAGTATTTATTTTTCTATATAGGCTGCGGTATTTTAGCGACATTAGCTCAGTGGTATTTCTCACAAACTTCCGCAGTTCCTTCATTAGGGGCAAGTGGAGCGATCGCTGGCGTCATGGGAGCGTATATTATCCGTTTCCCTCAAGCAGAAGTATTAGGTATAGTTCCCTTGGGATTTTTCTTTCCTACCTTCCGCGTTCCAGCATATTTCTTTCTCGGATTCTGGTTTCTCCAACAAGCTTTTTACGGCGTTGCTAGCTTAGAAGCACCTACCAATATTGGTATGGAAAGTGGTGGTATTGCATACTGGGCGCACGCTGGTGGTTTTCTATTTGGGGCAATTCTCGGCCCTGTGTTGGGGTTATTTAGAGAAGATTCAGAGCAAGAAAAATTTACTGGGTACTAG
- the smpB gene encoding SsrA-binding protein SmpB, which yields MSDKSDGYKVISDNRQARYLYEILETYEAGIQLTGTEVKSIRAGRVNLQDGYALIRNGEAWLINAHISPYTASGQYFNHEPRRTRKLLLHRQELRKLIGKVEQQGLTLVPLKMYLKRGWVKVSIALVRGKKLHDKREDLKKRQDQREMQRAMKNY from the coding sequence ATGAGCGATAAGAGTGACGGTTACAAAGTTATTAGTGACAATCGGCAAGCCCGGTATTTATATGAAATTCTCGAAACTTACGAAGCTGGTATCCAGTTGACTGGAACTGAAGTTAAATCGATTCGTGCGGGTAGGGTTAATCTCCAAGATGGCTATGCTTTGATTCGCAATGGAGAGGCATGGCTAATTAACGCGCATATTTCGCCTTATACAGCTAGTGGACAATATTTTAACCACGAACCACGCCGCACACGCAAGCTACTACTGCATCGCCAAGAACTTCGTAAACTGATTGGCAAGGTGGAACAGCAGGGCTTGACTTTAGTGCCTTTGAAAATGTATCTCAAACGCGGTTGGGTGAAAGTAAGTATAGCTCTTGTCAGAGGGAAGAAACTCCATGACAAGCGAGAAGATCTCAAAAAACGCCAAGATCAGCGCGAAATGCAACGGGCAATGAAGAATTATTAA
- a CDS encoding WGxxGxxG family protein — translation MKSYFTKAVSAGVVTLTMVILPLTLPAQAQVQQTQPGVQTTPAPGTRVEEDEGFDWGWLGLLGLLGLAGLAGRKRNDEPTRYRDPNAVGSTTYRE, via the coding sequence ATGAAAAGTTATTTCACTAAAGCTGTGAGTGCTGGTGTTGTCACTTTGACTATGGTTATTTTGCCCTTAACTCTACCTGCACAAGCACAAGTTCAGCAAACTCAACCTGGAGTTCAAACCACACCTGCACCAGGTACTAGAGTTGAGGAAGACGAAGGTTTCGATTGGGGTTGGCTAGGATTACTTGGACTTTTGGGTTTGGCTGGTTTAGCTGGCAGAAAGCGCAATGACGAACCCACTCGATATCGCGATCCTAATGCTGTGGGTAGCACTACCTACAGAGAATAA